TGCAGGCGGGCGCCGACAAGGCCCGCGCCCGTGCCACGCCCTTCCTGAGGGAATTGCGCCACGCCGTGGGCCTGCGCCGCATGGTCGCCTCGGCCGCCGTGCAGGCCGAGGCATCTGCCGCCGCCAGGCCCGCCGTGCCGGTGTTCAAGCAATACCGCGAGGCCGACGGCCAGTTCTACTTCAAGCTCACCACCGCCAGCGGCCACCTGCTGCTGCAGAGCGCCGCGTTCGCCGAGGGCCGCGAGGCCGGCAACTGGGTCAAGCGCTTCAAGGCCGAAGGGGCCGCCGTGCTGGCCGAGGCGCCTGTTTCGGTCGCCGAGGGCGTGCAGCGTGCCGAGGTCGAGGCGGCCCTGACTGCGCTGGTCGCTTCGCTGCAGGACGCCTGAGCGGGGCGCTGGCCATGAGCCTCATCGACGACCAGCCCGTCGCCGGCATCCACATCACCGACATCGAGGCGGCCATCAACTGGTGGCGCGGCCGTCAGCCCTCGAGCGAAGACGGCCTGGGCCTGTGCCCCGAGTTGCGCGCGCTGGCCGAGGTGTATGCGCTGATGGTCTACCACCACGAGTCGCAGTGCGACGAGGCGACCATGCCGCGTGCGGCCTACCAGGCGTGGCTGGCCTGGTACGAGACCACGCCCGACACGCCATGCATCGCCATCTGCTCGACCAGCCAGGGCGATGATCTGTGCAAGGGGTGCGGCCGCACCTTCGACGAAGTGCAGCTGTGGCCCGAGATGAGCCCGGGCGAGAAGCGCGCCACCTGGCGCCGCATCACGCTCGACGGCAGCGCCTGGCGCTTCAACCGCTACGCCGAGCGGGCCCGTGAAGGCCGTCAGTCCTCTTCGGGCTCGTAAGGCGGCAGCGGTTTGTGGCCGCGCGGATAATGCTCGCGCTCGGGCGGGCCGTCCAGCGGTGGCATGCTGATCGCCTCTTCCGGCACGTGCTGATCGGGCAACTGGTCGAGCAGGTGCCGGATCAGCGTGAGCCGACCGCGCCGCTGGTCATTGAAATCGACCAGGGTCCACGGCGCGTGTTCCGTGTGGGTGGCCTTCAGCATGGCGTTGCGCGCCTCGCCGTAAGCCGCGTACTGCGTGCGGGCCACCACGTCCACCGGCGACAGCTTCCAGCGTTTCAGCGGGTCGTCCAGGCGCTCGGCAAAGCGGGCCTCCTGCTCGGCCTGGTCCACGCACAGCCAGTACTTGAACAGCAGGATGCCGTCGTCGACCAGCATGCGCTCGAACTGCGGCGCCTCGCGCAGAAAGCGGGTGTACTCCGCGTCGGTGCAGAAGCCCATGACCTTTTCGACACCGGCTCGGTTGTACCAGCTCCGGTCGAGCAGCGTGACGTGGCCGGCGGCGGGCAGGTGGGGCACATAGCGTTGGAAGTACCACTGGCTGCGCTCCAGATCGGAGGGCTTGCCCAGCGCGACCACCTCGCAACGCCGCGGGTCGAGCACGTCCGCGATGGCACGGATCACGCCGCTCTTGCCGGCCGTGTCGCGCCCCTCGAACACCACGAGCAGCCGCTTCTGGTGGTGCGCCAGCCAGCGCGACATCTGCACCAGTTCCAGCTGCATCGGCTCCAGGGCGGCCTCGTAGGTCTTCTTGCTCAGTCGTTCGGGGTTCTTCGCCATGCTCCATCCTCCTGACGTGGTGTCGGCGATCACCATACCGCAGCGGCAACGTGGCCGGTGCACACGCGCCGCCTCGATAGAATCGGGGCATGACCGACGCCACCGTATCCGGCACCCCCGCCGCCGATTCCCCTCACAAGCCCACGAACTTCCTGCGCGGCATCATCGACCGCGATCTGGAGCAGGGTACCTACGCCAGCCGCCGCTGGGCCGGCACGCCCGGCGATGCCGCCCACCACGCTGCCGGCGAGCCGGATCCGGCGAAGATCCGCACGCGCTTTCCGCCCGAGCCCAACGGCTACCTGCACGTTGGCCACGCCAAGAGCATCTGCCTGAACTTCGGCCTGGCGCGGGATTACGGCGGCGTCTGCCACATGCGCTTCGACGACACCAATCCCGAGAAGGAAGAGCAGGAGTACGTCGACGCCATTCTGGACGCGGTGAAGTGGCTCGGCTTCGGCTGGGACTCGTCCTTCAACGGCCAGGCGCAGAGCCACCTGTACTACGCCAGCAACTACTTCGACTTCATGTACCGCGCGGCCGAGGCGCTGATCACCGCGGGCCTGGCCTACGTGGACGAGCAGACGCCGGAAGAGATGCGCGCCAACCGCGGCGACTTCACCACGCCCGGCACCGACAGCCCCTTCCGCAGCCGCAGCCGGGAAGAGAACCTGGCGCGCTTCCGCGAGATGCGCGATGGCAAGCTGGCCGACGGCGCAGCCGTGCTGCGCGCGAAGATCGACATGGCCAGCCCCAACATCAACCTGCGGGACCCGGCCATCTACCGCATCCGCCGCGCCACGCACCACAACACGGGCGACACCTGGTGCATCTATCCGATGTACACCTTCGCGCACCCCATCGAGGACGCGCTCGAGCAGATCACCCACTCGATCTGCACACTGGAATTCGAAGACCAGCGCCCGTTCTACGACTGGCTGCTCGACAAGCTCGCCACGCTGGGCCTGATCCAGCAGCCGGTGCCGCGCCAGTACGAGTTCGCGCGCCTGAACCTCACCTACGTCATCACCTCCAAGCGCAAGCTCAAGGCGTTGGTGGACGACGGCGTGGTCAGCGGCTGGGATGACCCCCGCATGCCGACCATCGTGGGCCTGCGCCGCCGCGGCTACACCCCCGAGGCCATCCAGCTGTTCTGCGAGCGCATTGGCGTGAGCAAGTCCGACAGCTGGATCGACTACAGCACGCTCGACATCGCCCTGCGTGACGACCTGGAAAGCAAGGCCCACCGCGGCATGGCCGTGCTCGACCCGCTCAAGCTGGTGCTGACCAACTGGGACGAAGTGATGGGCGCGGGCCACCTGGAGGCCTGCTCGCTGCCGGCCCTGCCGCATCCGCCGGAAGGCACCGAAGCGCCGGTGCGCCACCTGAAGCTCGGCCGCGAGGTGTGGATCGAGCGCGAGGACTTCGAAGAGGTGCCGCCCAAGGGCTACAAGCGCCTGTTCCCGGGCAACAAGGTCCGCCTGAAGGGCGGCTACGTCATCGAGTGCACCGGCTGCACCAAGGACGCAGAAGGCCAGGTCACCGAGGTGCTGGCCACCGTGGTGCCCGACACCAAGAGCGGCACGCCGGGCGCCGACAGCGTCAAGGTCAAGGCGGCCATCACCTGGGTGGGCGCGGCCGATGGCGTGGAGGCCGAGGTGCGTCTGTACGATCGCCTGTTCACCGATCCGCATCCGGATGCGGGTGGCAAGGACTTCAAGGCCAGTCTGAATCCCGACAGTTTCAAGGTGGTGAAGGGCTATGTCGAGCCCTCGCTGGCCCAGGCCCAGCCGGATCAGAAGTTCCAGTTCGAGCGTTTCGGCTACTTCGTGGCCGACCGTGTGGACCACGCCGCCGGCAAACCGGTGTTCAACAAGATCACCGGGCTGAAGGACGGCAACTGGAAGTGAGGCCAGCCCACGCGGGCTGATCAGAGCGATCTACAAAGGGGCTGAGCAGGCCCCTTTTTCACACATGAACAAGACAGGCAAGGTGGTGCGCTGGGAGGCGGACCGGGGCTTCGGCTTCATCTCGGGTGAGGGCGGAAGCCAGGACGTGTTCTTTCACGTTC
This is a stretch of genomic DNA from Aquabacterium olei. It encodes these proteins:
- a CDS encoding glutamine--tRNA ligase/YqeY domain fusion protein → MTDATVSGTPAADSPHKPTNFLRGIIDRDLEQGTYASRRWAGTPGDAAHHAAGEPDPAKIRTRFPPEPNGYLHVGHAKSICLNFGLARDYGGVCHMRFDDTNPEKEEQEYVDAILDAVKWLGFGWDSSFNGQAQSHLYYASNYFDFMYRAAEALITAGLAYVDEQTPEEMRANRGDFTTPGTDSPFRSRSREENLARFREMRDGKLADGAAVLRAKIDMASPNINLRDPAIYRIRRATHHNTGDTWCIYPMYTFAHPIEDALEQITHSICTLEFEDQRPFYDWLLDKLATLGLIQQPVPRQYEFARLNLTYVITSKRKLKALVDDGVVSGWDDPRMPTIVGLRRRGYTPEAIQLFCERIGVSKSDSWIDYSTLDIALRDDLESKAHRGMAVLDPLKLVLTNWDEVMGAGHLEACSLPALPHPPEGTEAPVRHLKLGREVWIEREDFEEVPPKGYKRLFPGNKVRLKGGYVIECTGCTKDAEGQVTEVLATVVPDTKSGTPGADSVKVKAAITWVGAADGVEAEVRLYDRLFTDPHPDAGGKDFKASLNPDSFKVVKGYVEPSLAQAQPDQKFQFERFGYFVADRVDHAAGKPVFNKITGLKDGNWK
- the ppk2 gene encoding polyphosphate kinase 2, which translates into the protein MAKNPERLSKKTYEAALEPMQLELVQMSRWLAHHQKRLLVVFEGRDTAGKSGVIRAIADVLDPRRCEVVALGKPSDLERSQWYFQRYVPHLPAAGHVTLLDRSWYNRAGVEKVMGFCTDAEYTRFLREAPQFERMLVDDGILLFKYWLCVDQAEQEARFAERLDDPLKRWKLSPVDVVARTQYAAYGEARNAMLKATHTEHAPWTLVDFNDQRRGRLTLIRHLLDQLPDQHVPEEAISMPPLDGPPEREHYPRGHKPLPPYEPEED
- a CDS encoding DUF3717 domain-containing protein, coding for MSLIDDQPVAGIHITDIEAAINWWRGRQPSSEDGLGLCPELRALAEVYALMVYHHESQCDEATMPRAAYQAWLAWYETTPDTPCIAICSTSQGDDLCKGCGRTFDEVQLWPEMSPGEKRATWRRITLDGSAWRFNRYAERAREGRQSSSGS